In the Pseudoalteromonas undina genome, one interval contains:
- a CDS encoding DEAD/DEAH box helicase: MTSAANPSNFNELGLIPELIARLSDLEYSQPTPIQAKAIPSILAGSDLIAGANTGSGKTATFALPMLQTLFLAQGAKKAASKGNFVTGLILVPTRELAVQVADSVKSYSANFNGAIKTVAVFGGVSVNTQMQALRGGADIIVATPGRLLDLISSNAIKLDKVTTLVLDEADRMLSLGFTEELAELLALMPAKKQTMLFSATFPEQVTQLTQELLTNPVEIQVQSKDESTLVQRVFTVNKGEKTTVLAHLIKAHQWRQALIFVNAKKDCEHLASKLEKRGVNAQVFHGDKGQSERTRVIEKFKAGEIEVLIATDIAARGLNIAKLPVVINFNLPRSPADYMHRIGRSGRAGEVGLALSLIDYEDFHHFRIIEKKNKLRLEREEVAGFAVNQANLDAAQALKNDKPMAKPEGTGKKKKKKANQEDDVWSGWRKR, from the coding sequence ATGACCTCAGCCGCAAATCCTAGTAATTTCAACGAACTTGGCCTTATTCCAGAGCTAATTGCTCGTTTGTCTGATCTTGAATACTCGCAACCTACGCCGATTCAGGCAAAAGCAATTCCAAGTATCTTGGCGGGGAGCGACTTAATTGCGGGGGCAAATACCGGCTCAGGTAAAACAGCAACCTTTGCTTTGCCTATGCTACAAACGCTATTTTTAGCGCAAGGTGCTAAAAAAGCAGCGAGCAAAGGCAACTTTGTAACAGGGCTTATTTTGGTACCTACTCGCGAGCTGGCAGTGCAGGTAGCCGATAGTGTTAAATCGTATTCTGCTAATTTTAATGGCGCCATTAAAACGGTGGCGGTATTTGGTGGTGTGTCGGTTAATACCCAGATGCAAGCACTTCGCGGCGGTGCTGATATCATTGTTGCAACCCCTGGGCGTTTACTCGATTTAATCTCAAGCAATGCGATTAAGCTCGATAAAGTAACAACCTTAGTGCTTGATGAAGCTGACCGCATGTTAAGCCTTGGCTTTACTGAAGAGCTTGCTGAGCTATTAGCGCTTATGCCTGCTAAAAAACAAACCATGTTGTTTTCAGCGACTTTCCCAGAGCAAGTCACACAATTAACGCAAGAGCTGTTAACCAACCCTGTTGAAATACAAGTACAAAGCAAAGACGAAAGCACTTTAGTTCAGCGCGTATTTACGGTTAATAAAGGCGAGAAAACCACGGTTTTAGCGCACTTAATTAAAGCGCATCAATGGCGCCAAGCACTTATTTTTGTCAACGCTAAAAAAGATTGTGAGCACTTAGCCAGCAAACTTGAAAAACGCGGCGTGAACGCACAAGTATTCCATGGCGATAAAGGCCAAAGCGAGCGTACTCGCGTAATTGAAAAATTTAAAGCTGGCGAAATAGAAGTACTTATTGCCACCGATATAGCAGCCCGTGGTTTAAATATTGCCAAACTGCCTGTTGTTATTAACTTTAACTTACCGCGCAGCCCCGCTGATTACATGCACCGTATTGGCCGAAGCGGCCGTGCTGGTGAAGTCGGTTTAGCGTTATCGTTAATTGATTATGAAGACTTCCATCACTTTAGAATTATCGAAAAGAAAAACAAACTTCGCTTAGAGCGCGAAGAGGTAGCAGGTTTTGCTGTAAACCAAGCCAACCTTGATGCGGCACAGGCGCTAAAAAACGACAAGCCAATGGCCAAGCCAGAAGGTACAGGTAAGAAAAAGAAGAAAAAAGCCAACCAAGAAGATGATGTATGGAGCGGCTGGAGAAAAAGATAA
- a CDS encoding tetratricopeptide repeat protein has protein sequence MRFFLFVFLWGLTSAAFATTAPNSTPVNSAPIIANTQNSQDLMYQQLFSMQSQLVRLDEKLQQQKSLGNDFKTLEAAQQALKAQLANLQTKLETQEKLQTNQMSGIDGRISDIASNTNIWGSIFTLFGLIITVAAVGLGFNAKNRAVYEAKQAANTASESHMEKWLLDNKGKLISETKVELEKVSLELKERAEKLEAEARAALEKIKQEQQQAWDALLAENKDVVTSKRNKEDNTATKHNKPKVYQTAQEWFKAGINAFANSEYDEALNAWNKVLGLVDSEQEPMLYAITMINQGITYGRQDKLENALRSYATLIEQFKDSSNEELQIEVAKAMTNQGVIYGQQGKLDDALSSFATLIEQFKGSSSEEIQIQVARAMYNQGIAYGQQGKPDEELSSYATLIEQFKGSSNEEIQIQVAKAMINQGIAYGQQGKLDNEIRSYATLIEQFKGSANEEVQIQVAEAMCSQSAVYGLNKDFLTALKSHSMLLEAFHNSENSEIKKIIANSKANIAEQALLYETPEQVLIRVAEAEKYSENPQLLAVMQFIRFLLDDKTIEEVFTALTKIPTEMELKWAFREINDYLTDNFEGIKQQQIQAVVQYFEQHKDIEKLRVELGIKG, from the coding sequence ATGCGTTTTTTCTTATTTGTATTTTTATGGGGCTTGACTAGCGCAGCTTTTGCTACAACTGCACCTAATTCAACGCCTGTAAATTCTGCTCCTATTATAGCTAATACGCAAAATAGCCAAGATTTGATGTATCAGCAACTGTTTAGTATGCAAAGCCAGCTCGTTCGACTAGATGAAAAGTTACAGCAACAAAAATCACTCGGTAATGATTTTAAGACCTTAGAAGCCGCGCAGCAAGCACTCAAAGCTCAACTTGCTAACTTACAAACTAAACTCGAAACGCAAGAAAAGCTGCAAACTAATCAAATGAGTGGGATTGATGGGCGGATAAGTGATATTGCAAGTAATACTAATATTTGGGGATCGATATTCACTCTTTTTGGTTTGATAATCACGGTTGCAGCAGTAGGGCTCGGCTTTAACGCAAAAAACAGAGCTGTATACGAAGCCAAGCAGGCTGCTAATACAGCCTCAGAAAGTCATATGGAAAAATGGTTATTAGATAATAAAGGTAAATTAATTTCAGAGACCAAAGTTGAGCTTGAAAAGGTGAGCCTTGAGCTAAAAGAGCGAGCTGAGAAATTAGAAGCAGAGGCAAGGGCTGCGCTGGAAAAAATCAAGCAAGAGCAGCAACAAGCCTGGGACGCCCTCTTAGCAGAAAACAAAGATGTTGTTACCTCGAAAAGAAATAAAGAAGACAATACAGCTACCAAACATAATAAACCGAAAGTATATCAAACAGCTCAAGAATGGTTTAAAGCGGGTATAAATGCGTTCGCTAATAGTGAATATGATGAGGCTCTCAATGCCTGGAATAAGGTATTAGGGCTAGTTGACAGCGAACAAGAGCCGATGCTGTATGCCATTACAATGATTAACCAAGGCATTACTTATGGTCGGCAAGACAAACTTGAGAATGCACTCCGCAGCTACGCAACCTTGATTGAGCAGTTTAAAGACTCATCGAATGAAGAGCTTCAAATTGAGGTTGCTAAAGCGATGACTAACCAAGGCGTTATTTATGGTCAGCAAGGCAAACTTGATGATGCACTCAGCAGCTTCGCAACCTTGATTGAGCAGTTCAAAGGTTCATCGAGTGAAGAGATTCAAATTCAGGTGGCTAGAGCGATGTATAACCAAGGCATTGCTTATGGTCAGCAAGGCAAACCTGATGAGGAGCTCAGCAGCTACGCAACCTTAATTGAGCAGTTCAAAGGTTCATCGAATGAAGAGATTCAAATTCAAGTGGCTAAGGCAATGATTAACCAAGGCATTGCTTATGGTCAGCAAGGCAAACTTGATAATGAGATCAGAAGCTACGCAACCTTGATTGAGCAGTTCAAAGGTTCAGCGAATGAAGAGGTTCAAATTCAGGTGGCTGAAGCGATGTGTAGCCAGAGTGCTGTATATGGTCTGAACAAAGACTTCCTCACAGCTCTAAAATCGCATTCAATGTTACTTGAAGCATTTCATAACTCAGAAAACAGTGAGATTAAAAAAATCATAGCTAATTCAAAAGCCAATATTGCAGAACAAGCATTACTTTATGAAACGCCAGAGCAAGTCCTTATTCGTGTTGCAGAGGCAGAAAAATACTCAGAGAACCCACAGCTCTTAGCCGTAATGCAGTTTATTCGCTTTTTACTTGACGACAAAACGATTGAAGAGGTGTTTACTGCCTTAACCAAAATCCCAACGGAAATGGAATTAAAATGGGCCTTTAGAGAGATTAACGATTATCTAACCGATAATTTTGAAGGTATAAAGCAACAACAGATTCAAGCTGTTGTACAGTATTTTGAGCAGCATAAAGATATTGAAAAATTAAGGGTTGAATTAGGAATTAAAGGCTAG
- a CDS encoding S41 family peptidase — MKKLTTLALALAAAIAPGVSAYETKDTRLLRFPDIHNQTVTFVYSGDIYIANTQTGESKRLTDHIGFETFPKFSPDGKRIAFSAEYNGSRQIYVINSDGSNLKQLTYYNDVGPMPPRGGFDYRVLDWTADGKNVVFRANRTPWGKRMGRPYMIPADGGLEQPLAIPETGGGMLSPDGSKYVYTPIDREFRTWKRTRGGRAQDVWIYDLEKNTSEQLTTNRATDQQPTWVGDDIYFVSDRDYTLNLYQYRKGSEPKKLTNYKNFDVLWPSAGPNAIVYENGGYLYRFDAKTQKSAKLSINIAGVRQYAMPYSKNVSDFIDSMSLSHDGKRAVFTARGELFSVPIKQGPTRNLSYTEKSREIDASWSPNGRYIAYMSDESGEYEIYLKDRSKNNAIKQLTSNGTIWRFTPIWSPDSAKLLFADKNNTLWWLDAKSGKQHKIDTGIYDEDGITQYTWSPNSQDIVYVKNNENRYASLWHYNLKKEKVTRLTDEMSNEQNPTFSPDGQYLYFSSERDFNLAFSSYEFDYMFNRATRIYAAAVNDSVKPLIALQSDEATIVQDKEDEKEDDKKVKNALQSSDFMQRVTALNAPAGDYRGLTAVKDGVLTLANGGLQLIGTDHNSELETVAKGVSNYTISSNSEHLLVHTDGGYSLIEPKPKQDLDANKLDLSKMTLKINPQAEWQQMYVEGWRTLRDWFYDENHHGQDWNAILAKYQPMADAISHRSDLDYVLSEIAGEINSGHIYVQSGDMPKAERKNHGLLGAKLASDPSGYVRIEQIFKGENWHDDFRSPLGTTGVKAHNGDYIIAVNGRSVKDVANFYELLENTQGEQVELVLNNKPRNKGAWQITVKPIASEQGLRYLDWVNSRAAYVDKLSSGRIGYVHLPNTAYEGNRAMFKNYMPQTTKDAMIIDDRYNGGGFIPEHMITWLARKPLNYWKRRGVEPTKTPQFAHNGPKAMLINGYSSSGGDAIPYYFRQAGLGKLIGTRTWGGLIGISGNPSLVDGGQVIAATFRILDTQGNWIIENEGVAPDIKVIDRPELIYKGQDPSIERAVQELLKELKENPKQPLVIPPAPSKF, encoded by the coding sequence ATGAAAAAACTAACAACATTGGCTCTTGCCTTGGCTGCAGCAATCGCGCCGGGTGTATCGGCCTATGAGACTAAAGACACTCGTTTACTCCGCTTTCCAGATATCCATAACCAAACCGTTACTTTTGTCTACAGTGGCGATATTTATATTGCGAATACGCAAACAGGCGAAAGCAAACGCTTAACCGACCATATTGGCTTTGAAACATTTCCTAAGTTTTCCCCTGACGGTAAGCGCATTGCATTTTCAGCCGAGTATAACGGTAGCCGACAAATTTATGTGATCAACAGTGACGGTTCAAACCTAAAGCAACTTACTTATTATAATGACGTTGGCCCAATGCCACCGCGTGGAGGTTTTGATTACCGCGTTTTAGATTGGACCGCCGACGGTAAAAATGTGGTATTTAGAGCTAACCGCACACCATGGGGGAAACGTATGGGTCGCCCTTACATGATTCCTGCAGATGGCGGACTTGAACAGCCATTAGCGATTCCAGAAACTGGTGGCGGCATGCTATCTCCAGATGGCAGCAAATATGTTTATACGCCAATTGATCGAGAATTTCGTACGTGGAAACGTACTCGTGGTGGTCGTGCGCAAGATGTATGGATTTATGATTTAGAAAAAAACACATCAGAACAACTAACTACAAACCGTGCAACCGACCAGCAACCAACTTGGGTTGGTGACGATATTTACTTTGTGTCTGACCGTGATTACACGCTAAACCTTTATCAGTACCGCAAAGGCAGCGAACCAAAAAAACTTACCAACTATAAAAACTTTGACGTACTTTGGCCTTCAGCTGGCCCAAATGCGATTGTTTATGAAAACGGCGGTTATTTATATCGCTTTGACGCAAAAACACAAAAAAGCGCTAAGCTAAGCATTAACATTGCAGGCGTGCGCCAATACGCAATGCCGTATAGCAAAAATGTTAGCGATTTTATTGATTCTATGTCGCTCTCTCACGATGGTAAACGTGCTGTATTTACTGCCCGTGGTGAGCTGTTTAGTGTACCAATTAAACAGGGGCCTACACGCAACTTATCTTACACAGAGAAAAGCCGCGAAATAGATGCAAGCTGGTCACCAAATGGGCGTTACATTGCTTACATGAGCGATGAAAGCGGCGAGTACGAAATTTACTTAAAAGATCGCAGTAAAAACAATGCCATTAAGCAACTTACTAGCAATGGTACCATTTGGCGCTTTACGCCTATTTGGTCACCCGATAGCGCTAAGCTATTGTTTGCAGATAAAAACAACACACTTTGGTGGTTAGATGCAAAATCGGGCAAGCAACACAAAATTGATACCGGCATTTACGACGAAGACGGCATTACTCAGTATACGTGGTCGCCTAATAGCCAAGACATTGTGTATGTTAAAAATAACGAAAACCGTTATGCCTCACTGTGGCACTACAACCTTAAAAAAGAAAAGGTGACGCGCCTAACAGACGAAATGAGTAATGAGCAAAACCCTACTTTTTCGCCTGATGGTCAATACCTTTACTTTAGCTCAGAGCGCGACTTTAACCTGGCATTTAGTAGCTACGAGTTTGATTACATGTTTAATCGTGCAACCCGTATTTATGCAGCTGCAGTAAACGATAGTGTTAAACCGCTTATTGCCTTACAAAGTGACGAAGCCACGATTGTCCAAGATAAAGAAGATGAAAAAGAAGACGACAAAAAAGTTAAAAATGCACTGCAAAGCAGCGACTTTATGCAGCGTGTTACCGCTCTTAATGCCCCAGCGGGCGATTACCGTGGCTTAACCGCAGTAAAAGACGGCGTACTGACGCTTGCTAATGGCGGTTTACAGCTAATAGGCACCGATCACAACAGTGAGCTAGAAACAGTCGCCAAAGGCGTTAGTAATTACACTATTTCAAGCAATAGCGAACACCTACTTGTACATACAGATGGCGGTTACAGCTTAATTGAACCTAAGCCAAAACAAGACCTAGACGCAAATAAGCTCGATTTAAGCAAAATGACGCTTAAAATTAATCCGCAAGCAGAGTGGCAACAAATGTATGTTGAGGGTTGGCGTACACTGCGTGACTGGTTCTACGATGAAAACCACCACGGTCAAGATTGGAATGCTATTTTAGCAAAGTACCAACCTATGGCTGATGCCATTAGCCATCGTAGCGACCTTGATTATGTTCTTAGCGAAATTGCCGGTGAAATTAACTCTGGCCATATTTATGTGCAGTCGGGTGATATGCCAAAAGCAGAGCGTAAAAACCATGGTTTATTAGGCGCTAAGCTTGCAAGCGACCCATCTGGTTATGTAAGAATAGAACAAATCTTTAAAGGTGAAAACTGGCATGACGATTTCCGTTCACCGCTTGGCACCACAGGGGTAAAAGCACATAACGGCGATTACATTATTGCGGTAAATGGCCGCTCGGTAAAAGACGTTGCTAACTTTTACGAACTACTTGAAAACACCCAAGGTGAGCAAGTAGAGCTAGTGCTAAACAACAAGCCGCGTAACAAAGGTGCATGGCAAATAACTGTAAAACCGATAGCAAGTGAGCAAGGCCTACGTTATTTAGACTGGGTTAATTCGCGTGCAGCCTACGTTGATAAGCTATCAAGTGGACGTATTGGCTATGTGCACCTGCCAAATACAGCCTATGAGGGTAACCGCGCCATGTTTAAAAACTACATGCCGCAAACAACCAAAGATGCCATGATTATTGATGACCGTTACAATGGCGGTGGTTTTATTCCTGAGCATATGATCACTTGGCTTGCGCGTAAACCGCTTAACTATTGGAAACGCCGTGGTGTAGAGCCAACTAAAACACCGCAGTTTGCGCACAATGGTCCTAAAGCCATGCTAATAAATGGCTATTCAAGTTCTGGTGGTGACGCAATTCCTTACTACTTCCGCCAAGCTGGTCTAGGTAAGCTAATTGGTACCCGTACATGGGGTGGTTTAATTGGTATTTCTGGTAATCCAAGCCTTGTAGACGGCGGACAAGTAATTGCTGCTACATTCCGTATTTTAGATACACAAGGTAACTGGATCATAGAAAACGAAGGTGTTGCACCAGATATTAAAGTAATTGATCGTCCAGAGCTTATTTATAAAGGCCAAGATCCATCAATAGAGCGTGCTGTACAAGAGTTATTAAAGGAGCTTAAAGAAAATCCTAAACAACCCTTAGTGATACCACCAGCACCTTCTAAGTTTTAA
- the glmS gene encoding glutamine--fructose-6-phosphate transaminase (isomerizing) — translation MCGIVGAVAERPVNKILVEGLKRLEYRGYDSAGVALLEGNTLNTVKAVGKVVNLESALEQAGVSGHTGIAHTRWATHGGVTEANAHPHVSSNQLALVHNGIIENHASLRAALKGDGYEFLSDTDTEVMVHLIHQLRQQHTTLLASVQAAVKQFEGAFGTVVFDKANDNEIIVARSGSPLVIGLGLGENFIASDQLALLPVTRSFIFLEEGDVARITRDTVEIFDADGNAVEREVVESNITQDASGKGDYRHYMLKEIYEQPLAVRNTLEGRLNDDRVAIDAFGDSAQQIFKDVKHVQIIACGTSYHSGMVARYWLEQYAGVSCNVEIASEFRYRQSFVHENSLLVTISQSGETADTLAALRLAKEQGYMGSMTICNVPGSSLVRESDLAFMTKAGAEIGVASTKAFTTQLVGLLMLTASIAQEKGLDQSAIVNAIKLLPAKLEETLLLADGIADLAEEFADKHHSLFLGRGSQYPIAMEGALKLKEISYIHAEAYAAGELKHGPLALIDADMPIIVVAPNNELLEKLKSNVEEVRARGGIIYVFADKDSHFESDDTMRVINVNHVDDVIAPVVYTIPLQLLSYYVAVIKGTDVDQPRNLAKSVTVE, via the coding sequence ATGTGTGGAATCGTTGGGGCTGTTGCAGAACGTCCAGTAAATAAAATCTTAGTTGAAGGCCTTAAGCGTCTTGAGTACCGCGGTTATGACTCAGCAGGTGTAGCTTTACTTGAAGGCAATACACTTAATACAGTTAAAGCAGTTGGTAAGGTTGTAAACTTAGAGTCAGCACTTGAACAAGCTGGTGTTAGCGGCCACACAGGTATTGCACACACTCGTTGGGCGACTCATGGCGGTGTAACTGAAGCCAATGCTCACCCACATGTTTCAAGCAATCAATTAGCACTTGTACATAACGGAATCATTGAAAACCACGCAAGCTTGCGTGCAGCACTTAAAGGTGACGGTTACGAGTTTTTATCAGACACCGACACTGAAGTCATGGTGCATTTAATTCATCAGTTACGTCAGCAGCACACCACTTTATTAGCGTCAGTTCAAGCAGCTGTTAAGCAGTTTGAAGGTGCATTTGGTACCGTTGTGTTCGATAAAGCGAATGATAACGAAATTATTGTAGCTCGCTCAGGTAGCCCGTTAGTTATTGGTTTAGGCCTTGGTGAAAACTTTATTGCTTCTGATCAACTTGCATTATTACCAGTGACTCGCAGCTTTATCTTCTTAGAAGAAGGTGATGTAGCGCGTATTACTCGCGACACTGTAGAAATTTTTGATGCAGATGGCAACGCGGTTGAGCGTGAAGTTGTTGAATCAAACATCACACAAGATGCATCAGGTAAAGGTGATTACCGTCACTACATGCTAAAAGAAATTTATGAGCAGCCACTTGCAGTACGTAACACCCTTGAAGGACGTTTAAACGATGACCGCGTAGCGATTGATGCTTTTGGCGATAGCGCACAGCAAATATTTAAAGACGTAAAACACGTACAAATTATTGCCTGTGGTACGTCATACCACTCAGGTATGGTTGCTCGTTACTGGCTTGAGCAATATGCAGGTGTTAGCTGTAACGTAGAAATTGCCTCTGAGTTCCGTTACCGTCAGTCATTTGTACACGAAAATAGCCTACTAGTAACTATTTCACAATCAGGCGAAACGGCTGATACTTTAGCTGCACTGCGTTTAGCTAAAGAGCAAGGCTATATGGGGTCAATGACTATTTGTAACGTACCTGGCTCATCGCTTGTGCGAGAATCAGACCTTGCCTTTATGACCAAAGCAGGCGCTGAAATTGGTGTAGCCTCTACTAAAGCATTTACTACACAGCTTGTTGGTTTGTTAATGCTTACTGCGTCTATTGCGCAAGAGAAAGGCTTAGATCAAAGCGCGATTGTTAACGCTATTAAACTGCTACCAGCTAAATTAGAAGAAACGCTACTATTGGCTGATGGCATTGCAGACCTTGCTGAAGAATTTGCTGATAAACACCATTCACTGTTTTTAGGTCGCGGGTCGCAATACCCAATCGCGATGGAAGGCGCACTTAAGCTTAAAGAGATTTCATACATTCATGCTGAAGCCTACGCAGCAGGTGAGCTTAAACACGGCCCATTAGCGCTTATTGATGCCGACATGCCAATTATTGTTGTAGCACCAAACAATGAATTGCTTGAAAAGCTTAAATCAAACGTAGAAGAAGTACGTGCTCGCGGCGGCATCATTTATGTATTCGCTGATAAAGACTCACACTTTGAGTCAGACGACACAATGCGTGTAATCAACGTAAACCACGTAGATGACGTAATTGCCCCTGTTGTATATACAATTCCACTACAGTTACTGTCGTACTATGTAGCGGTCATTAAAGGCACTGATGTTGACCAACCACGTAACCTAGCAAAATCGGTTACAGTTGAGTAA
- a CDS encoding alpha/beta hydrolase-fold protein produces the protein MRLLTVICFFSFFAFSSQSAFAQAGIKQQSADDSQFMHTIKSAVLNEERTVVVQLPKSYQAQPNKVYPVVYRLDGAGNIPLASAVIERLQNDNRAPEVIIVAIENTNRLRDMYPTVNKEPQGPVGEGGGAAKFLAFFEQELIPLVNKNYRTHDYKVIAGASAGGVFALYALQANPELFQAHIAYSPAVWWNYGAMVKSTKSFITKNKELNSYVYINIGEEAGIMRERYDELQQSLQSHKARGLRFFNDAFDGISHGLTTAAGIFNAYYNLFLPKQMPISALTDDVASIDAYYKTLSQQWGELISPPDRAVRSLGYNLTGSKQFTRAIEVFKYNLKNHPKSVDALSALSYGYEMQGDTRQALEQMESALAIADDSYPYINYLKETKARLQVELDKRN, from the coding sequence ATGCGTTTATTAACCGTTATTTGTTTTTTTAGCTTTTTTGCTTTTAGTTCACAAAGTGCCTTTGCACAAGCTGGCATTAAACAGCAAAGTGCTGATGACTCTCAGTTCATGCACACTATTAAATCGGCTGTTTTAAACGAAGAACGCACAGTTGTCGTGCAATTGCCTAAAAGCTACCAAGCTCAGCCAAATAAGGTATACCCAGTTGTTTATCGCTTAGATGGAGCGGGTAATATACCGCTTGCAAGTGCTGTTATTGAGCGCTTACAAAATGATAATCGTGCGCCTGAGGTTATTATTGTCGCTATTGAAAACACTAATCGACTTAGAGATATGTATCCTACAGTGAATAAAGAGCCACAAGGGCCTGTCGGTGAAGGGGGCGGCGCGGCAAAGTTTTTAGCGTTCTTTGAACAAGAGCTCATTCCTTTAGTAAATAAGAACTATCGCACGCATGACTATAAAGTGATTGCTGGCGCATCTGCTGGTGGTGTATTTGCGCTATACGCGTTGCAGGCAAATCCCGAACTATTTCAAGCGCATATTGCGTATAGCCCTGCGGTTTGGTGGAACTATGGCGCAATGGTAAAAAGCACAAAATCGTTTATAACTAAAAACAAAGAGCTTAACAGTTACGTTTATATCAATATCGGCGAAGAAGCCGGCATAATGCGAGAAAGGTATGATGAATTACAGCAATCACTGCAATCGCATAAAGCGCGAGGGTTACGCTTTTTTAATGATGCGTTTGATGGCATCTCGCATGGCTTAACCACTGCTGCTGGCATATTTAATGCCTACTACAACTTATTTTTACCTAAACAAATGCCTATAAGTGCTTTAACTGACGATGTAGCCTCTATTGATGCTTATTACAAAACATTATCTCAACAATGGGGCGAGCTGATATCTCCACCAGACCGCGCTGTTAGATCACTCGGTTATAACCTAACGGGCAGCAAGCAGTTTACCCGTGCTATTGAGGTGTTTAAGTACAATTTAAAAAACCACCCAAAATCAGTCGATGCGCTTTCAGCTTTATCTTATGGCTATGAAATGCAGGGTGATACTCGCCAAGCACTTGAACAGATGGAGTCTGCATTAGCCATTGCAGATGACTCATATCCTTATATAAACTACTTAAAAGAAACAAAAGCTAGGTTACAGGTAGAGCTAGATAAGCGTAACTAG
- a CDS encoding sugar O-acetyltransferase, with product MQPFNSISKENLAQRKAVHEICRLFNKSPSKGNLKRIKELCSHCGDGVIIEAGFHCDYGSQIHIGDRTFININCTVLDAPINEGAISIGDDCLIGPNVQLLAVSHAIEPKQRLQKENFAAPITIGNNVWIGAGVIVLAGVTIGENAVVGAGSVVTKDVAANTVVAGNPAIKLKDI from the coding sequence ATGCAGCCATTTAATAGTATTAGTAAAGAGAATCTGGCGCAGCGTAAAGCTGTGCACGAAATTTGCCGCTTATTTAATAAAAGCCCCAGTAAAGGTAATTTAAAGCGAATAAAAGAATTATGCTCACACTGTGGTGATGGAGTAATTATTGAAGCGGGCTTTCATTGTGATTATGGCTCGCAAATACATATAGGTGATCGGACTTTTATAAACATTAACTGCACTGTGTTGGATGCGCCAATAAATGAAGGAGCCATAAGCATTGGCGACGATTGTTTAATCGGCCCAAACGTTCAACTTTTGGCAGTATCTCATGCAATTGAGCCTAAACAAAGGCTACAAAAAGAAAACTTTGCAGCACCGATTACTATCGGTAATAACGTGTGGATTGGCGCGGGAGTTATTGTGTTAGCTGGCGTTACCATTGGCGAAAACGCTGTTGTGGGCGCAGGGTCGGTAGTAACCAAAGATGTGGCTGCGAACACTGTTGTTGCTGGTAACCCCGCGATAAAGCTCAAGGATATTTAA
- a CDS encoding DeoR/GlpR family DNA-binding transcription regulator, whose product MTKRNTQQRRHLILTQVNELGEVAVDILAEQFQTSEVTIRKDLTALEKSGLLLRRYGGAIALPKEIVSDEIDSKRKVAIAKAAAALIKDHNRIIIDSGRTTAAMIPELASKQGLVVMTNAIKVATRLLALENEPTLLMTGGTWDPHSESFQGQVAENVLCSYDFDQLFIGADGIDVARGTTTFNELVGLSQVMAKAAREVIVLVESEKIGRKIPNLELPWQTVTTLITDSGLASDKRAAIEACGVKLICAEIME is encoded by the coding sequence ATGACCAAACGAAACACTCAGCAACGCCGCCATCTGATCCTCACTCAAGTTAATGAATTAGGTGAAGTGGCTGTCGATATTTTAGCTGAACAGTTTCAAACATCAGAAGTAACTATTCGAAAAGACTTAACCGCGCTTGAAAAAAGTGGCTTATTGCTGCGCCGTTACGGCGGTGCTATTGCTCTGCCAAAAGAGATTGTTAGCGATGAGATTGATTCTAAGCGCAAAGTGGCCATTGCCAAAGCGGCAGCTGCGCTTATAAAAGATCATAATCGCATTATTATAGACAGTGGGCGCACCACTGCAGCGATGATCCCTGAGTTGGCTAGCAAGCAGGGGTTAGTTGTTATGACTAACGCGATTAAAGTGGCAACGCGTTTATTAGCACTTGAAAATGAACCAACACTTTTGATGACAGGTGGCACGTGGGATCCGCATTCAGAATCGTTTCAAGGGCAAGTAGCTGAAAATGTTCTATGCTCATATGATTTTGATCAACTATTTATTGGTGCCGATGGCATTGATGTAGCGCGTGGAACAACCACGTTTAATGAACTTGTTGGATTAAGCCAAGTGATGGCTAAAGCGGCGCGCGAAGTTATTGTGCTGGTTGAGTCAGAAAAGATTGGCCGAAAAATACCAAATTTAGAATTACCGTGGCAAACAGTAACCACATTAATAACCGACAGTGGCTTAGCAAGTGATAAACGTGCAGCCATAGAGGCGTGTGGTGTAAAACTAATTTGCGCAGAAATTATGGAATAG